One genomic region from Xenopus laevis strain J_2021 chromosome 2L, Xenopus_laevis_v10.1, whole genome shotgun sequence encodes:
- the tsku.L gene encoding tsukushi isoform X1, with translation MQCLTMALSSWIFFLLVHGIVGGSRTCFPGCRCIVDNFGLFHSFSLTKVDCSRVGPHVVPVSIPLDTSYLDLSSNRLKRINESVLSGPGYTTLMNLNLSYNQIVKISYSTFSKLRYLESLDLSHNLLETLPDGSFLYSRLTELDLSSNKIQKVGVGAFTLKSQGRSMTINLANNEIHSIFRGAERPVPNIHSLMLYGNQLLSVPDLHGIPLRHLNLDRNPLSKIEKVSFLGLESLTHLSLSDLPNLREVSPYSFKSLTSLLELDLSNNPNLKSLSSDMFFGLKALQELNLAYSGVASLPKDIMLHLPSMKSITWGENIRCLKTVKESIFHAQKGRVRKEVLLCHDDNGAVPAQDIL, from the exons ATGCAAT GTCTAACAATGGCTCTTTCTTCTTGGATTTTCTTTCTTCTCGTCCACGGAATCGTCGGAGGGAGCAGGACCTGCTTCCCGGGATGTCGGTGCATCGTGGATAACTTTGGTCTGTTCCACAGCTTCAGCTTGACCAAAGTCGATTGCAGCCGCGTCGGACCCCATGTGGTCCCGGTCTCCATTCCGCTGGATACCTCGTATCTGGATCTCTCCTCTAACAGGCTGAAAAGGATCAATGAGTCTGTGCTGTCCGGACCTGGATATACAACTTTGATGAACCTTAACTTGAGCTACAACCAGATCGTCAAGATCTCCTACTCCACCTTCTCCAAACTGAGATACCTGGAATCTTTGGACTTGAGTCACAACCTTCTGGAAACCTTACCGGACGGCAGTTTTTTATATTCACGCCTCACAGAACTCGACTTGAGTTCTAACAAGATCCAGAAGGTCGGTGTTGGTGCCTTCACTCTGAAAAGCCAGGGAAGGTCCATGACCATCAATCTTGCAAACAACGAGATCCATTCCATCTTCAGAGGAGCGGAGCGTCCTGTTCCGAACATCCATAGCCTAATGTTGTATGGAAACCAGCTTCTCTCTGTGCCGGATCTCCATGGAATCCCACTCCGCCACCTTAATTTGGACAGGAACCCTCTTTCCAAGATTGAGAAGGTGAGCTTTCTTGGGCTTGAAAGTCTCACACACTTATCCCTTAGCGACCTGCCAAATTTAAGAGAGGTCTCTCCTTACAGTTTCAAAAGTTTGACGTCTCTATTGGAACTTGACTTGTCCAACAACCCCAACCTAAAGTCTCTAAGTTCTGACATGTTCTTTGGCTTGAAAGCCTTGCAGGAGCTCAACTTGGCCTATTCTGGTGTGGCCTCCTTGCCCAAGGATATCATGCTCCACCTGCCCTCCATGAAGAGCATTACTTGGGGGGAAAATATCCGTTGCTTGAAGACTGTGAAGGAAAGCATCTTCCATGCACAGAAAGGTCGAGTCCGAAAAGAAGTCTTACTTTGCCACGATGACAATGGTGCTGTTCCGGCACAAGACATTTTGTAA
- the tsku.L gene encoding tsukushi isoform X2 gives MALSSWIFFLLVHGIVGGSRTCFPGCRCIVDNFGLFHSFSLTKVDCSRVGPHVVPVSIPLDTSYLDLSSNRLKRINESVLSGPGYTTLMNLNLSYNQIVKISYSTFSKLRYLESLDLSHNLLETLPDGSFLYSRLTELDLSSNKIQKVGVGAFTLKSQGRSMTINLANNEIHSIFRGAERPVPNIHSLMLYGNQLLSVPDLHGIPLRHLNLDRNPLSKIEKVSFLGLESLTHLSLSDLPNLREVSPYSFKSLTSLLELDLSNNPNLKSLSSDMFFGLKALQELNLAYSGVASLPKDIMLHLPSMKSITWGENIRCLKTVKESIFHAQKGRVRKEVLLCHDDNGAVPAQDIL, from the coding sequence ATGGCTCTTTCTTCTTGGATTTTCTTTCTTCTCGTCCACGGAATCGTCGGAGGGAGCAGGACCTGCTTCCCGGGATGTCGGTGCATCGTGGATAACTTTGGTCTGTTCCACAGCTTCAGCTTGACCAAAGTCGATTGCAGCCGCGTCGGACCCCATGTGGTCCCGGTCTCCATTCCGCTGGATACCTCGTATCTGGATCTCTCCTCTAACAGGCTGAAAAGGATCAATGAGTCTGTGCTGTCCGGACCTGGATATACAACTTTGATGAACCTTAACTTGAGCTACAACCAGATCGTCAAGATCTCCTACTCCACCTTCTCCAAACTGAGATACCTGGAATCTTTGGACTTGAGTCACAACCTTCTGGAAACCTTACCGGACGGCAGTTTTTTATATTCACGCCTCACAGAACTCGACTTGAGTTCTAACAAGATCCAGAAGGTCGGTGTTGGTGCCTTCACTCTGAAAAGCCAGGGAAGGTCCATGACCATCAATCTTGCAAACAACGAGATCCATTCCATCTTCAGAGGAGCGGAGCGTCCTGTTCCGAACATCCATAGCCTAATGTTGTATGGAAACCAGCTTCTCTCTGTGCCGGATCTCCATGGAATCCCACTCCGCCACCTTAATTTGGACAGGAACCCTCTTTCCAAGATTGAGAAGGTGAGCTTTCTTGGGCTTGAAAGTCTCACACACTTATCCCTTAGCGACCTGCCAAATTTAAGAGAGGTCTCTCCTTACAGTTTCAAAAGTTTGACGTCTCTATTGGAACTTGACTTGTCCAACAACCCCAACCTAAAGTCTCTAAGTTCTGACATGTTCTTTGGCTTGAAAGCCTTGCAGGAGCTCAACTTGGCCTATTCTGGTGTGGCCTCCTTGCCCAAGGATATCATGCTCCACCTGCCCTCCATGAAGAGCATTACTTGGGGGGAAAATATCCGTTGCTTGAAGACTGTGAAGGAAAGCATCTTCCATGCACAGAAAGGTCGAGTCCGAAAAGAAGTCTTACTTTGCCACGATGACAATGGTGCTGTTCCGGCACAAGACATTTTGTAA